The Lysobacter sp. genome includes a window with the following:
- a CDS encoding YafY family transcriptional regulator: protein MDRYERILSLHRILKSARYPVTVKRLQDELECSRATAYRDLAFLRDALMAPIMGDGEAGFRYDPGEGERFELPGLWLNSEELHALLAAQQLLSRTGGGVLSSALAPLQQRIEKLLEEHAPGKRWPVERVRVIPHRTRKMDEQVFRIVCSAVLERKQLHFDYRARSTDEKTRRVVSPQRVTHYRGNWYLDALDHDREALRSFSVDRIATARMQDGPAQDVPDAELNDHLAGSYGIFSGAPKGMATIVFNPKIARWVADEHWHSQQQDRFLPDGRFERKVPYSAPRELLMDILHYGPDAEIVEPASLREQMKSMLQLAVSNYEK, encoded by the coding sequence ATGGACCGTTACGAACGCATTCTCTCCCTCCACCGCATCCTGAAGAGCGCCCGCTACCCGGTCACGGTCAAGCGCCTGCAGGACGAGCTGGAGTGCTCGCGCGCCACCGCCTACCGCGATCTGGCCTTCCTGCGCGACGCGCTGATGGCGCCGATCATGGGCGACGGCGAGGCCGGCTTCCGCTACGACCCCGGTGAAGGCGAACGCTTCGAGCTGCCCGGGCTGTGGCTCAATTCGGAAGAGTTGCACGCGCTGCTGGCCGCGCAGCAGCTCCTCAGCCGCACCGGCGGCGGGGTGCTGTCCTCGGCACTGGCGCCGCTGCAGCAGCGCATCGAAAAACTGCTGGAAGAACACGCCCCCGGCAAGCGTTGGCCGGTCGAACGCGTCCGCGTCATTCCGCACCGCACCCGCAAGATGGACGAACAGGTGTTCCGCATCGTCTGTTCCGCCGTGCTGGAGCGCAAACAGCTGCACTTCGACTACCGCGCGCGCTCCACCGACGAAAAGACCCGTCGTGTCGTCTCGCCGCAGCGCGTCACCCATTATCGCGGCAACTGGTATCTCGACGCGCTGGACCACGACCGCGAGGCGCTGCGCAGCTTTTCCGTCGACCGGATCGCCACCGCGCGCATGCAGGATGGGCCCGCGCAGGACGTGCCGGACGCCGAACTCAACGACCACCTCGCCGGCAGCTACGGCATCTTCTCCGGCGCGCCGAAAGGCATGGCCACGATTGTTTTCAACCCGAAGATCGCGCGCTGGGTCGCCGACGAACACTGGCACTCGCAGCAGCAGGACCGCTTCCTGCCCGACGGCCGCTTCGAACGCAAAGTGCCGTACAGCGCCCCGCGCGAACTGCTGATGGACATCCTGCACTACGGCCCCGATGCGGAAATCGTCGAACCCGCATCGCTGCGCGAGCAGATGAAGTCGATGCTGCAGCTTGCGGTGAGCAACTACGAAAAATAG
- a CDS encoding methyltransferase domain-containing protein produces MGDSVIQQYYGETLASQRDLKTGACCSPEAMPAHLQDWLRGIPREVTDRFYGCGSPIPAAVAGATVVDLGCGTGRDAFLVSHLVGPTGRVIGIDMTPQQLAVAERNIAEHRKTTGLDNLEFRLGSIEDLAAAGIGDGSIDVVISNCVLNLASDKAQVLAEVFRVLKPGGELYFSDVFADRRIPGALLQDPVLRGECLSGALYPEDFRRLLLALGCADFRIVARSPVPLLDADIEAVIGHVRFESITVRAFKLDLEDRCEDYGQVATYRGTIPYQPHAFALDDHHRFERGRPMLVCGNTADMLARTRYAGHFTVTARGAHFGLFDCAPASTTADAAACC; encoded by the coding sequence ATGGGCGACAGCGTCATCCAGCAGTACTACGGGGAAACCCTTGCCAGCCAGCGCGACCTCAAGACCGGCGCCTGCTGCAGCCCCGAGGCGATGCCCGCCCATCTGCAGGACTGGCTGCGCGGGATCCCGCGCGAAGTGACCGACCGCTTCTACGGCTGCGGCTCGCCGATCCCGGCGGCGGTGGCCGGCGCGACCGTGGTCGACCTGGGCTGCGGCACCGGCCGCGACGCCTTCCTGGTCTCGCATCTGGTCGGGCCGACGGGCCGGGTGATCGGCATCGACATGACCCCGCAGCAGCTGGCGGTGGCCGAGCGCAACATCGCCGAGCACCGCAAGACCACCGGACTGGACAATCTCGAGTTCCGGCTGGGCTCGATCGAGGATCTGGCCGCCGCCGGCATCGGCGATGGCAGCATCGACGTGGTGATCTCCAACTGCGTGCTCAATCTCGCCAGCGACAAGGCGCAGGTGCTGGCCGAAGTGTTCCGCGTGCTGAAACCGGGCGGCGAGCTGTACTTCTCCGACGTGTTCGCCGACCGCCGCATCCCCGGTGCGCTGCTGCAGGACCCGGTGCTGCGCGGCGAATGCCTGTCCGGCGCGCTGTATCCGGAAGACTTCCGTCGCCTGCTGCTGGCGCTGGGCTGCGCCGACTTCCGGATCGTCGCGCGCAGCCCGGTGCCCTTGCTCGACGCCGACATCGAAGCGGTGATCGGGCATGTGCGCTTCGAGAGCATCACCGTACGCGCGTTCAAGCTCGACCTGGAAGACCGCTGCGAGGATTACGGCCAGGTCGCGACCTATCGCGGCACCATTCCTTATCAGCCGCATGCGTTCGCGCTGGACGATCACCATCGTTTCGAGCGCGGCCGGCCGATGCTGGTCTGCGGCAACACCGCCGACATGCTGGCGCGCACGCGCTACGCCGGGCACTTCACGGTGACCGCGCGCGGCGCGCATTTCGGACTGTTCGACTGCGCCCCGGCGTCGACCACCGCCGACGCTGCGGCGTGCTGCTGA
- a CDS encoding FAD-dependent oxidoreductase: MHVDPKKAALLVLMSTASLALYFGALDEYLQLQKMQSLLGDAHAYTAAHPVTAILGFAAIYVCTTALSIPGAVILSLFAGALFGVRIGSVVVLLSATIGATLAMLSARYVFSDMVHEKFGERMKTIDAGMEREGGFYLFALRLVPIFPFFVINLAMGLTSIGVWRYVWVSMLGMLPATIAFVYAGRELGNLHSGSDILNLPMTDAFTVLGLVPLVARKIIATVRARRAYRGWKRPKRFDRNLIVIGAGAAGLVTSHIAATVRAKVTLIEKAQMGGDCLNRGCVPSKALLRAAHAAAEVDRAPAFGIPAQRGMPDFGQVMARVRAAIAAIEPNDSVERYTALGVEVLQGEARIVSPWEVEVNGQRLSARHLVIATGARPFVPPIPGLDRVPYCTSDTFWTLETLPHRIVVLGGGPVGCELAQCLARFDCDVSIVEMAPQLLAREDADAAAVVQASLERDGIRVLLGRTAVQARAGEPNQLAIEHEGTRSELPFDLLLVAVGRSANVDGFGLETLGIPLRANRTIETDDHLRTRFPNIFAVGDVTGPYQLTHAGAHQAWYAAVNALFGRFKSFRADYRVLPAATYTDPELARVGINEREAKARKIAVEVIIHPFSALDRAIAEGATEGFVKVLVPPGKDTILGATVVGARAGDLIAIFALAMKQKIGLDKILGTVFAYPTFAEAAKFAAGTRRMRHAPAWALAWLQRYHTLERRDWKRK; encoded by the coding sequence ATGCATGTCGACCCGAAAAAAGCCGCCCTGCTGGTGCTCATGAGCACCGCTTCGCTGGCGCTGTATTTCGGCGCGCTGGACGAGTACCTGCAGTTGCAGAAAATGCAATCGCTGCTCGGCGACGCACACGCCTACACCGCCGCCCACCCGGTGACCGCGATCCTCGGTTTCGCCGCGATCTATGTCTGCACGACCGCGCTGTCGATTCCCGGCGCCGTGATCCTGAGCCTGTTCGCGGGCGCCCTGTTCGGCGTGCGCATCGGCAGCGTGGTGGTGCTGTTGTCGGCCACCATCGGCGCGACGCTGGCGATGCTGAGCGCGCGCTACGTGTTCAGCGACATGGTGCACGAGAAATTCGGCGAGCGGATGAAGACGATCGATGCCGGCATGGAGCGCGAGGGCGGCTTCTACTTGTTCGCGCTGCGCCTGGTGCCGATCTTCCCGTTCTTCGTCATCAATCTGGCGATGGGGCTCACCAGCATCGGCGTCTGGCGCTACGTCTGGGTGAGCATGCTCGGCATGCTGCCCGCCACGATCGCCTTCGTGTACGCGGGTCGCGAGCTGGGCAATCTGCATTCGGGGAGCGACATCCTGAATCTTCCGATGACCGACGCCTTCACCGTGCTGGGGCTGGTGCCGCTGGTCGCGCGGAAAATCATCGCCACGGTGCGCGCGCGTCGCGCCTATCGCGGCTGGAAGCGGCCGAAACGCTTCGATCGCAATCTGATCGTGATCGGCGCGGGCGCCGCCGGCCTGGTGACCAGCCATATCGCCGCGACCGTGCGCGCGAAGGTCACGCTGATCGAGAAAGCGCAGATGGGCGGCGACTGCCTCAACCGCGGCTGCGTGCCGTCGAAGGCGCTGCTGCGCGCGGCGCATGCCGCCGCGGAGGTGGACCGGGCGCCGGCGTTCGGCATTCCCGCGCAACGCGGCATGCCGGATTTCGGCCAGGTCATGGCGCGTGTCCGCGCGGCGATCGCGGCGATCGAGCCGAACGATTCGGTCGAACGCTACACCGCCCTGGGCGTCGAAGTGCTGCAGGGCGAAGCGCGCATCGTTTCGCCATGGGAAGTCGAAGTGAACGGCCAGCGGCTGAGTGCGCGCCATCTGGTGATCGCCACCGGCGCGCGACCGTTCGTGCCGCCGATTCCCGGCCTCGACCGCGTGCCGTACTGCACGTCCGACACGTTCTGGACCCTCGAAACGCTGCCGCATCGGATCGTGGTGCTCGGCGGCGGACCGGTCGGCTGCGAACTCGCGCAGTGCCTGGCGCGATTCGACTGCGACGTGAGCATCGTCGAAATGGCCCCGCAGCTGCTGGCGCGCGAAGACGCCGATGCCGCCGCCGTGGTGCAGGCGTCGCTGGAGCGCGACGGCATCCGCGTCCTGCTCGGGCGCACCGCAGTGCAAGCGCGCGCTGGCGAGCCGAATCAGCTGGCGATCGAACACGAGGGCACCCGCAGCGAACTGCCGTTCGACCTGCTGCTGGTGGCGGTGGGTCGCAGCGCGAATGTCGACGGCTTCGGACTGGAAACGCTGGGCATTCCGCTGCGCGCGAACCGCACCATCGAGACCGACGATCATCTGCGCACCCGGTTTCCGAACATCTTCGCGGTGGGCGATGTCACCGGCCCGTACCAATTGACCCATGCCGGCGCGCATCAGGCCTGGTACGCGGCGGTGAACGCACTGTTCGGGCGCTTCAAATCGTTCCGCGCCGATTACCGCGTGCTGCCGGCGGCGACCTACACCGATCCGGAGCTCGCACGGGTCGGCATCAACGAACGCGAAGCGAAAGCGCGGAAGATCGCGGTCGAAGTCATCATCCATCCGTTCTCGGCGCTGGACCGCGCCATCGCCGAAGGCGCGACCGAGGGCTTCGTCAAAGTGCTGGTGCCACCGGGCAAGGACACGATCCTCGGGGCGACGGTGGTCGGCGCCCGCGCCGGCGACCTGATCGCGATCTTCGCGCTGGCCATGAAACAGAAGATCGGTCTGGACAAGATCCTCGGCACTGTGTTCGCCTATCCCACCTTCGCCGAAGCGGCCAAATTCGCTGCGGGCACCCGCCGCATGCGCCACGCGCCGGCATGGGCGCTGGCCTGGCTGCAGCGATATCACACCCTGGAACGCCGCGATTGGAAACGAAAATGA
- a CDS encoding DUF3047 domain-containing protein: protein MIRPDTDIDSASRRALAACACAFAAMLVATTSGASAAKRRADHAPAAVAAQGRLIARTTPFSSGPLAATAPPGWAVQTPPKVEHQTRYDLVMDNGTIVLRARADGSASSLRHGMFVDPRQTPVMRWRWRTQRMLQGADLADSDRDDQVARIYVYFERSEDAMTLKERARFKLGRARHGKQQLSAALCYVWDNRHPVDSIHESAETPFVALVVAASGDAQLGKWVSFKRDVTEDYRRAFNTDPKRIIGIAVSVDTDGTGESATTWFGDIDFVAASPR from the coding sequence ATGATCCGTCCCGATACCGATATCGATTCCGCATCACGCCGCGCGCTCGCGGCCTGCGCCTGCGCCTTCGCCGCCATGCTGGTGGCGACCACGTCCGGCGCATCGGCGGCGAAACGCCGCGCCGACCATGCTCCCGCAGCGGTCGCAGCGCAGGGCCGGCTGATCGCGCGGACCACGCCGTTTTCGTCCGGCCCGCTGGCCGCCACCGCGCCGCCGGGCTGGGCGGTGCAGACGCCGCCGAAAGTCGAACACCAGACCCGCTACGATCTGGTGATGGACAACGGCACCATCGTGCTGCGCGCGCGCGCCGATGGCTCGGCATCGTCGCTGCGCCATGGCATGTTCGTCGATCCCAGGCAGACGCCGGTGATGCGCTGGCGCTGGCGCACCCAGCGGATGCTGCAGGGCGCCGATCTCGCCGACAGCGACCGCGACGATCAGGTCGCCCGCATCTACGTGTATTTCGAGCGCAGCGAAGACGCGATGACGCTCAAGGAGCGCGCGCGGTTCAAGCTCGGGCGCGCGCGCCATGGCAAGCAACAGCTGTCGGCCGCGCTGTGCTACGTCTGGGACAACCGCCACCCGGTCGACAGCATCCACGAAAGCGCCGAAACGCCGTTCGTGGCGCTGGTGGTCGCCGCCAGCGGCGACGCGCAGTTGGGCAAGTGGGTCTCGTTCAAGCGCGACGTGACCGAAGACTACCGGCGCGCATTCAACACCGATCCGAAACGGATCATCGGTATCGCGGTGTCGGTGGACACCGATGGCACCGGCGAATCCGCGACCACCTGGTTCGGCGACATCGATTTCGTCGCAGCCTCGCCGCGATGA
- a CDS encoding radical SAM/Cys-rich domain protein, producing the protein MNTGFAEPGTLAIAAPAIPFPRMLERHGLALPRTPLEILQVNLTARCNLACTHCHVESGPKREEALDARGIDRLIALMSTAPALHTLDITGGAPELHPQFRRLAAAGRAHGLKVIDRCNLTVLFEPGQEDTAAFLAENGIAVVASLPCYSSANVEKQRGKGVFLQSIEALQRLNALGYGREGSALELDLVYNPGGPSLPPAQAALEADYRTRLFEDFGIVFHRLFTIANMPIKRFLHALERDGQLDAYMQLLIDHFNPRAAEGVMCRNLVSVGWDGTLYDCDFNQMLPLPAGAQRCTLWDIARLDEIERWPIAFGRHCYACTAGSGSSCGGALTG; encoded by the coding sequence ATGAACACCGGCTTCGCCGAACCCGGAACGCTCGCGATCGCCGCGCCGGCCATCCCGTTCCCGCGCATGCTGGAACGCCACGGCCTGGCGCTGCCGCGCACGCCGCTGGAAATCCTGCAGGTGAATCTGACCGCGCGCTGCAATCTGGCGTGCACGCACTGCCATGTCGAATCCGGACCGAAGCGCGAGGAAGCGCTGGACGCGCGCGGCATCGACCGGTTGATCGCACTGATGTCGACCGCACCGGCGCTGCATACCCTGGACATCACCGGCGGCGCGCCGGAATTGCATCCGCAGTTCCGGCGACTCGCGGCTGCCGGACGCGCGCACGGGCTGAAGGTCATCGACCGCTGCAATCTGACCGTGCTGTTCGAGCCCGGACAGGAGGACACCGCCGCATTTCTCGCCGAAAACGGCATCGCGGTGGTCGCCTCGCTGCCGTGCTACTCGTCGGCGAACGTCGAGAAACAGCGCGGCAAGGGCGTGTTCCTGCAGAGCATCGAAGCGCTGCAGCGGCTCAATGCGCTGGGCTACGGCCGCGAAGGCAGCGCGCTGGAACTGGATCTGGTCTACAACCCGGGCGGGCCCTCGCTGCCGCCGGCACAGGCCGCGCTGGAAGCGGATTACCGCACGCGCCTGTTCGAGGATTTCGGCATCGTCTTCCATCGGCTGTTCACGATCGCGAACATGCCGATCAAGCGCTTCCTGCACGCACTGGAGCGCGATGGCCAGCTGGATGCGTACATGCAGCTGTTGATCGATCACTTCAATCCGCGCGCCGCCGAAGGCGTGATGTGCCGCAATCTCGTCTCGGTGGGCTGGGACGGCACGCTGTACGACTGCGACTTCAACCAGATGCTGCCGTTGCCTGCCGGCGCGCAGCGCTGCACGCTGTGGGACATCGCGCGCCTGGACGAGATCGAGCGCTGGCCGATCGCCTTCGGCCGCCACTGCTACGCCTGCACCGCCGGCAGCGGCAGCAGCTGCGGCGGTGCGCTGACCGGATGA
- a CDS encoding glycosyltransferase — protein sequence MSDPLSQVSIVLPVGPGDRSWPPLYAALREHAAAAELLPVFADGDAQPTPADAMRAPKGRAHQQNAGAHAAGRPWLWFLHADTRLTPETLPALRAFLDRNEPALGWFRLRFDADGPKPLQWAMRANAIGANWRSRRLGLPFGDQGLLMPRLEFDRLEGFDPQLAYGEDHALVWRARRAGLPLHGIDAALVTSARKYAERGWLRTTLHHLRLTADQAWREMRR from the coding sequence ATGAGCGACCCGCTGTCGCAGGTGTCGATCGTGTTGCCGGTCGGGCCTGGCGATCGATCCTGGCCGCCGCTGTACGCCGCACTGCGCGAACACGCCGCCGCCGCCGAGTTGCTGCCGGTGTTCGCCGATGGCGACGCGCAGCCGACGCCCGCCGATGCCATGCGTGCGCCGAAGGGCCGCGCGCACCAGCAGAATGCCGGCGCGCACGCGGCGGGACGTCCGTGGCTGTGGTTCCTGCACGCCGACACCCGGCTCACGCCCGAAACGCTGCCGGCGCTGCGTGCCTTCCTCGATCGCAACGAACCCGCACTGGGCTGGTTCCGGCTGCGGTTCGATGCGGACGGACCGAAACCGCTGCAATGGGCGATGCGCGCGAATGCGATCGGCGCGAACTGGCGCTCGCGTCGGCTCGGCCTGCCGTTCGGCGATCAGGGCCTGCTGATGCCACGCCTGGAATTCGACCGCCTCGAAGGCTTCGATCCGCAGCTTGCCTACGGCGAAGATCATGCGCTGGTCTGGCGCGCACGCCGTGCGGGACTGCCGTTGCACGGGATCGACGCCGCACTGGTCACCAGCGCGCGCAAGTACGCGGAACGCGGCTGGCTGCGGACGACCCTGCATCATCTGCGCCTGACCGCCGATCAGGCGTGGCGCGAGATGCGTCGATGA
- a CDS encoding DUF2064 domain-containing protein: MTATAAGLAIFVKTPGHSSLKTRLAQAIGRDAAEAFHRHAAAAVADVVIRAQASMPGLVAYWAVAETDAVDAPIWRHLPRIAQGDGDLGARMRSVCGTLRARHGRALLIGADAPQLRAGDVLAACTALDTHEHVIGPSEDGGFWLFGTRIAVPEHAWSETPWSQSDTALRFLDALGDSSVATLRRLCDVDTVDDLAALADALHALHAPTPKQAALARWLRDLRFPA; the protein is encoded by the coding sequence ATGACCGCCACTGCAGCGGGCCTTGCCATCTTCGTGAAGACGCCGGGTCATTCGTCGCTGAAGACCCGGCTTGCTCAGGCGATCGGGCGGGACGCGGCGGAAGCCTTCCATCGTCACGCCGCTGCGGCTGTCGCCGATGTCGTCATCCGTGCGCAGGCATCGATGCCCGGACTCGTGGCGTACTGGGCGGTCGCGGAAACCGATGCCGTGGACGCACCGATCTGGCGCCATCTGCCGCGCATCGCGCAGGGCGACGGCGATCTCGGCGCGCGCATGCGCAGCGTCTGCGGAACCTTGCGCGCACGGCACGGCCGCGCGCTGCTGATCGGCGCGGATGCGCCGCAACTGCGCGCCGGCGATGTGCTGGCCGCCTGCACCGCACTCGACACCCACGAGCACGTCATCGGCCCCAGCGAAGACGGCGGTTTCTGGCTGTTCGGCACGCGCATCGCGGTGCCGGAACATGCGTGGTCGGAGACGCCGTGGTCGCAGTCCGACACTGCGCTGCGTTTTCTCGATGCCCTCGGCGATTCATCGGTGGCGACCCTGCGCCGGCTGTGCGATGTCGACACCGTCGACGATCTCGCCGCACTTGCCGACGCGCTGCACGCGCTGCACGCGCCGACGCCGAAACAGGCGGCGCTGGCACGCTGGCTACGCGATCTTCGTTTTCCCGCTTGA
- a CDS encoding sterol desaturase family protein gives MDTADTTLWRLWLFLGLLAALSLAERLRPGPNPPQRRSRRWPAHLALIALDTLVARLLLPAGAFGAAVWAQSAGVGLFNLKPDALPMWLEALLAVLLLDMAIYWQHRWLHAVPWLWRLHRTHHTDTTLDATSALRFHPLEMLVSLACKCALAIALGVDPAVLLAFEALLSSFALITHANLSLPPRLDSALRWVVVTPAMHWIHHSTHRDEQQRNFGFHISVWDRLFGSYAMHARDRPQTFGVEGVGVERATRVVDLLREPFRAGGSIDSSGKTKIA, from the coding sequence ATGGACACCGCCGACACGACGCTGTGGCGCCTGTGGCTGTTCCTCGGCCTGCTGGCGGCGCTGTCGCTGGCCGAGCGTCTGCGCCCCGGGCCGAATCCGCCGCAGCGCCGCAGCCGACGCTGGCCGGCGCATCTGGCGTTGATCGCGCTCGATACCCTGGTCGCGCGGCTGCTGCTGCCGGCGGGCGCGTTCGGCGCGGCGGTGTGGGCGCAGTCGGCCGGCGTTGGGCTGTTCAATCTGAAGCCCGATGCGCTGCCGATGTGGCTCGAAGCGCTGCTCGCCGTGCTGTTGTTGGACATGGCGATCTATTGGCAACACCGATGGCTGCACGCGGTGCCGTGGCTGTGGCGGCTGCATCGTACCCATCACACCGACACCACGCTGGATGCCACCTCCGCGCTGCGCTTCCATCCGCTGGAGATGCTGGTCTCGCTGGCCTGCAAGTGCGCGCTGGCGATCGCGCTGGGCGTCGATCCGGCGGTGCTGCTGGCGTTCGAGGCGCTGTTGTCGAGCTTCGCGTTGATCACGCATGCCAATCTGTCGCTGCCGCCGCGTCTGGACAGCGCATTGCGCTGGGTGGTGGTGACGCCGGCGATGCACTGGATCCATCACAGCACCCATCGCGACGAACAGCAGCGCAATTTCGGGTTCCATATCAGCGTCTGGGATCGGCTGTTCGGCAGTTATGCGATGCATGCGCGCGATCGGCCGCAGACCTTCGGTGTCGAAGGCGTGGGCGTCGAGCGCGCGACGCGCGTTGTCGATCTGTTGCGCGAGCCGTTTCGCGCGGGCGGCTCGATCGATTCAAGCGGGAAAACGAAGATCGCGTAG